The Neobacillus sp. OS1-2 genome includes a window with the following:
- the rimP gene encoding ribosome maturation factor RimP: MSKVTEVVEELATPLFQELGLELVDIEYVKEGKSWFLRVYIDKDTGVDIEDCGLVSERLSEKLDEIDPIPHNYFLEVSSPGAERPLKKEKDFEKAIGKNVFIKTYEPINGEKSFEGTLLEFDGQLVKIEIKIKTRKKIIDIPFEKVANARLAVIFS; this comes from the coding sequence ATGAGCAAAGTAACGGAAGTTGTAGAAGAACTGGCGACACCACTTTTTCAAGAGCTTGGTCTGGAATTAGTTGACATTGAATATGTAAAGGAAGGAAAAAGCTGGTTCCTTCGTGTATATATTGATAAAGATACAGGTGTGGATATTGAGGATTGCGGTTTAGTTAGTGAGCGGCTAAGTGAAAAACTCGATGAGATTGACCCGATTCCCCATAACTACTTTCTCGAAGTGTCATCTCCAGGTGCCGAACGTCCATTAAAAAAAGAAAAAGATTTCGAAAAGGCAATCGGCAAAAATGTCTTTATTAAAACCTATGAACCGATAAATGGAGAAAAAAGCTTCGAGGGAACCTTACTTGAATTTGATGGTCAACTTGTAAAAATTGAAATTAAGATTAAAACTCGCAAAAAAATAATTGACATTCCATTTGAAAAAGTGGCAAATGCACGACTTGCAGTTATTTTTTCGTAA
- a CDS encoding YlxQ family RNA-binding protein: MKQNQWMSLLGLANRARKIISGEELAVKEIRNGKAKLVLLAADASDNTTKKISDKCNSYQVPLKRVEDRYLLGQAIGKEARVVVAVLDDGFAKKLVTLLD, from the coding sequence ATGAAACAAAATCAATGGATGTCATTACTTGGCTTGGCCAATCGAGCGCGTAAAATCATATCAGGTGAAGAGCTTGCCGTTAAAGAAATACGGAACGGAAAAGCAAAGCTCGTTTTATTAGCCGCAGATGCATCTGACAATACGACTAAAAAAATTTCAGATAAATGTAATTCCTATCAAGTTCCATTAAAAAGGGTGGAAGATCGTTATCTTCTAGGTCAAGCAATTGGCAAAGAGGCCCGCGTGGTGGTAGCTGTTTTGGATGATGGATTTGCAAAAAAACTGGTAACGTTGCTCGATTAA
- the rnpM gene encoding RNase P modulator RnpM: MNSRKKVPMRKCVATGEMKPKKELVRIVRSKEGDISIDLTGKKSGRGAYLSRDREAVLLAKKKNTLSNLLEVSINDSIYEELLELIEKEN; this comes from the coding sequence GTGAACAGTAGAAAAAAAGTTCCAATGCGCAAATGTGTGGCAACCGGTGAAATGAAACCGAAAAAAGAACTCGTTCGCATCGTTCGCTCTAAGGAAGGCGACATATCTATCGATTTGACTGGGAAAAAGTCCGGAAGAGGCGCCTACCTTTCAAGGGACAGAGAAGCAGTTTTACTAGCCAAGAAAAAAAACACCTTATCAAATCTTTTAGAGGTTTCGATTAATGATTCTATTTATGAAGAACTACTTGAGCTAATAGAGAAGGAGAACTGA
- the nusA gene encoding transcription termination factor NusA: protein MSSELLDALTILEREKGISRDILIDAIEAALVSAYRRNFNQAQNVRIDLNLQAGSMRVFARKEVVDQVFDPRLEISLEDAVRINPNYQVEDVVEMEVTPKDFGRIAAQTAKQVVTQRVREAERGIIYSEFIDREEDIMTGIVQRLDSKFIYVSLGKIEALLPVNEQMPNERYKPHDRIKVFITKVEKTTKGPQIFVSRTHPGLLKRLFEIEVPEIYDGTVEIKSVAREAGDRSKISVHSDNQEVDPVGSCVGPKGTRVQAVVNELKGEKIDIVKWSDDPVVFVANSLSPSKVLDVMVNENDKATTVVVPDYQLSLAIGKRGQNARLAAKLTGWKIDIKSEAEARELGIYPREEPIRLFDDQVDTDFEYEDEIDD from the coding sequence ATGAGCAGCGAATTATTAGATGCTCTTACAATTCTGGAAAGAGAGAAAGGTATTTCCAGGGACATTTTAATTGATGCAATTGAGGCGGCACTGGTATCTGCATACCGCCGTAATTTTAATCAGGCACAAAATGTCCGCATCGACTTGAATTTACAAGCGGGCTCTATGCGTGTTTTTGCCAGAAAAGAAGTGGTTGATCAGGTATTTGACCCACGTCTTGAAATTTCTTTAGAAGATGCGGTGCGTATTAATCCGAATTATCAAGTAGAAGATGTTGTTGAAATGGAAGTAACGCCAAAAGACTTCGGACGGATTGCTGCGCAAACAGCTAAACAGGTCGTAACCCAACGTGTAAGAGAAGCGGAAAGAGGAATTATTTATTCTGAATTTATCGACCGTGAAGAAGATATCATGACAGGTATTGTCCAAAGGTTAGATTCTAAATTTATTTATGTCAGCCTTGGAAAAATTGAAGCTTTATTACCGGTTAATGAACAAATGCCTAATGAACGATATAAACCGCATGACCGTATCAAGGTATTTATAACAAAGGTTGAAAAAACAACAAAGGGTCCGCAAATATTCGTATCACGAACACATCCTGGATTATTAAAACGCTTATTTGAAATCGAAGTGCCGGAAATTTATGATGGAACAGTAGAAATTAAATCAGTGGCTCGTGAAGCAGGGGACCGTTCGAAGATTTCCGTTCATTCTGATAATCAAGAGGTTGACCCGGTTGGTTCCTGTGTTGGACCAAAAGGTACTCGCGTTCAAGCAGTTGTCAATGAATTAAAGGGTGAAAAAATTGACATTGTGAAATGGTCTGACGATCCCGTTGTTTTTGTCGCAAATTCATTGAGCCCTTCTAAAGTTCTAGATGTAATGGTGAACGAAAATGATAAAGCAACAACAGTGGTTGTCCCAGATTATCAACTTTCATTGGCAATCGGAAAACGAGGACAAAATGCCCGTCTTGCTGCGAAATTAACAGGTTGGAAAATTGACATTAAATCAGAAGCGGAAGCACGTGAACTAGGGATTTATCCACGTGAAGAACCGATTAGGCTGTTTGATGATCAGGTTGACACCGATTTTGAATATGAAGATGAGATAGACGATTAG